A region of the Pempheris klunzingeri isolate RE-2024b chromosome 6, fPemKlu1.hap1, whole genome shotgun sequence genome:
TTCCTCTAGCTCTGCAATCCTGGAAGGAGGAAGACAGTGGAAGGATGGAGAATAAATGGGTGCACTCAATTCAACGGGACCTGgcctctttttttgttgtttttaaatgactgacCTCCGGAGATGGCGAATAATGTATCGCAGCGTGGCGACATTGGCCTTGTGCAGGTCCTTCAGAAGCTCTTTCAGCTTTTCCACCATAACCAGGACCTCTGGGTCGGAGTCAGGGCCCAGATCCACCAGCTCTGGCCCCTTGGCCCCTGCTGTGCTAACACTGCTCGGCTCCTCCTGTCCCTCTGGTGCGTCTGCTTCACCCTGCAGACTCTCCTTGGCCAAACCCATCAGACTGTTGTACAGGCGGAACGGCATGATGGGCTCTGGCAGCTGGGGGGAAATGGTTAGACCAGCTGAAttatgcatgaacacacatggAGCAAGAGAGCCTTGCAAATGAGTACAGAgctaatttttttcattttgaccaagtatatttaaatcaaacctatttttttttaacttttttttcccaaaccATATGTGAATTTGGCTATCAAATTTATTTACAGATTTAGTAACACTTTATTAGGAGCCCACAAAGCCTGAAAgataattttatattatatacattttacattagaTATTATCTTTTGAGCACAAGATAAAATATAATCTTTGAGGACTTAAGGGGTTCCATAAGTCTGCTTTTCATTAATTGTGTTTACTTGTTGGACTGATTTGCACATTTTTTGAGTCTGTTTTGTATCAATGGATGAAATGATTGACGTTAATTTTTcaatttagaaagaaaaaaggaaaccaACTTTAAATCTGATATAATATACTATAATCAGACCATTGTATTACTAGACTGAAACTGATACTAATGAACAACTTTAATCAGGTATACTTGTTTACTAGATGCCTACTGGCGTACTGTATTTTACCCATGGCTTGTTCCGATTTGTACCTGTCTGAGGTAAAGCTTGAGGACGTTGCTAATGTCATGTGGTGAACACTGGGACAGCTCTACCAACTCCTTGCCATTCTCAAAGGCCTGACAAAGCTTCTCCACGCGAGTCTTCACCCCGTTCACCCTGTAGATgccctgagaaaaaaaaaaaggtacatcTGTGTTCTTGAGGGCAAAGATTCGGACATACAGCACTCActtaaacacaaatataaacgCACTGTCTCACCTTCATCTTGAGCGCCCGTCTCTCTATCTCGGAGATACACTTGGTGATGATGAAGGGGATGCCGTCACTGGCACAGCTGGCTACCTGAGAGAAGTCCCTGCCAAACAGCTGCAGGCGGCCCTGCAGCTTCTTGTGGCCACACTGGATGGCCAGAGTCTCCAGACAGCGTTTGTGACACGCCAGGAAACACTGTGAGGACAGAGAAGAAGGCGCTGACTCTGTGGAAACATGATCCAATCATCTCAGGATACGAGTCTCTTTCTGCAGTCTCTGAGGGACTCACCTCCTCACACTCGGCCCCCTGGAAGTAAACATAGCTGTCACACTCGCGGCACTTTGCAGGAGTCCGTAGCTTCCTCAGTCGGTGGGTTTGGGCCGCTTTGGACAGGCCAATGTTACGGAAAGGTCTGGTGGACACCACCACATCGGGATCCATGCCGTTGATATCTGAAGACATCAGAAAGACCCACATCATACACACACCAGGAAACTCACAAGATTAACAGTGGgcaattcaaattcaaaaagtAATATTAGGACCCCCTTGAAAACAAGATGATACATCTCAAGGAGTTTATCCCCGTCTGGCCATGTTATGAAGAGGACGAtgtgaaaatcttactttgagTTTCAAATGAGGTCACATTCCCGTCTTTCTCATCTGCATCCTCATTGGACGACATTGTTCCAGTGGATGACGTCCGAGCAATCTTACTAATGTCATCTGgaaaaaatgtgcagtttgaaTGTGTTACATGTAAAGACATTCATAAATactgtgaggagaaaaaaaaaaaaaaaagacgacatTTCCCATTATTGTCATTTATGAATGAGACATTCTGGTGTACGTTACTGCGACGACCCTGAGTTCTTACTCACTTGTGCTGGCAGTAGGAGACTCTAGGCCTCCATCTCCTCCAACAGAGTCATCGCTCACTGTTGAACCCCATGACTTGTGGCCCTGCCCTGGGGAGAACAAAAAATATGGGTACactctgttaaaaaaaaaaaaaaaagatggatccATTTGTCCACTTGTctggagcacagcagcagcagccatcacTTACTCTTGCGGTGagcctctgtgtctctgttgtctGCAGGTGCTGCGTCCACACTAGTTGCAGGACTGTCAGCGTGGCTGGTCGGCTCTGTGTTGAAACTGTCATTCCTTTGTCTGTGGCCGTGGCTGCAAAAATGTAACATTGTGAGACGATTTATAAAATTTTCCTCTAAATTGTTTACAGGAATAGTTTTTGGGAAACATGTGGATTGGTTTTTTTGCCatgagttggatgagaagactgataccagTCTCGTGTGTGTACGGTAAATGTtgagctacagccagcagacagttagcttagcttagcacgaaTGCTGGGAATGGGGAAAACtgttagcctggctctgtccaaaggtaacaaaaatCTTCCTACCAGCACTTCTGAAGCTCAAGTAATGAGTTAtgtctggtttgtttaatctgtacaaaacatactgtaaaaaccTGTGCTTTTATGTACCGAACTACAATTGTGTCCAAAATCATTCACCATCTCAGGAGGTCTGTGCAGAGGACTATAGTACTGTGAGCTCATCGGCAACATGAAAAAAGATTTCAGACACTGGCCGGGTCCTTTTCTCTGTACTGTTTATTACATCTGTCtgcctttttctttcacatgaTGATATAGTGCTTGTTAGTGACCATCTGTTGTACTCTACATTTCatgatgcattgtgggatactTTGAGTCCACTGTATAAAAAGGTATAATAATTCTCACTATACATTCAGAGAGCTCTACAGAATGGAAAACTCACTGTATAGTGGACTATATAGTTTAATACATGGCCTATGCTTGGTAACCAGCAGACCCCAGGAACATGCTGTTGATGAGGTTAATTAATGACCTTCAGAGCTGTGGATCGGCTTACCTTTGGATGGAGCTAGACTAGTCGTTTCCCCcggttttcagtctttatgctaaactaggctaaccagctgctggctgtagcttcactGAACAGGCGTGGTAGTGATAAACGTTCTCAGATAACCCTCAGCAAGAAGGCAATTAAGCAAATCTCTTATAATCTTTTAAGTGTTTCTTTAAGGTTTCAGTTGAAAGCCTGAATAACTGTGGCTCTGATTGAAGCTCTTACTGTGATGATGAGCTGGAAGGAGAGTAGTTCTCAAATGTGTAGTGAACAATCGGCTGCTCTGGCAGCTGCAGGTCTCGCACGTGGGCGGCGTACTGCTGGCCCGGGTCGTACAGCTTACTGCTCTCACACAGAGTCTGGTAGTGCACCGGCAAGGCTACCGTCTGCATGTGCATGAGCTGGTAGTACGAGATGGTCGCCTGGTGCAGGAGGAGTTACAACAAAAAGGCTCAGGGATCACTGCTCAAGCTGAGAAAAGTTAGgagatcgtgtgtgtgtgtgtgtgtgtgtttgttctgacCGAGCGAAGGGTCTGGTCGCTCTGTTTGACGATGTCCTGCAGTTGTCTCAGCACCGTGACCTTTGTGTGCTCCAGctcatgctgctgtgtgatggcGTCTGCTATACATGTCCGGTAGGTGGCCTCCGCCTCATCCGcctgcacacagacactatcagtttatttcctgtgttctgttttaatCGATCAGATTAGTACACAGAGACGAAAGTGCCAGTTGTTATGACGATCATTTTTCATTCCACAGTGATAGTCATGAAACAACAGATACAGAAATGAAAAAGTTATTGACAAGAACCTTGTTGCGAGCTTCTTCCTCTAAtcgcttcttcttctccagagACTTTGCCGTAGagcctcctccttcttcctcagCTCGACTGGCTGCTGTTTTGGCCTTGTCGTACTCCTCGCAGCGGACCATGTAGGCTTGCTTGGccttccgcaggttcacctCACACTCCATCTAAAACAACCAGAGATCATTTTTGCTCCTCTCAAGTCTCCGACTGTTACTGACGATTCCCGGAGGACGAATAAAACTGTTTACTGCTACGTGCGTGCTCGCACGTACAAAGCAGGAGATCGTACCAGTTTTCTCTTAGCTCGAATCCACTGTTCCTTGATCTCCTTTCGTCTCTTTTCGTGCTCCTGTTTTCGGTGCACCAGaggctgcacagacagacacacgcacagataTACACAATATCCAGAGGGGCAAAAACACTCCAGTATTAGCAGCAGCATGACAGGCTGATCCTAGATTAAGTCAAGTGTACCTGGATGAAGGTCTGGGTGTGCAGGGTGGTGTTGGCCTGCTGCAGCCCCACACTCTGCTCCTGGTCCTGCTCCAGAGCCAGAGAGTAGATAGAGAAGAGGGGCATGTGGGGCTGGAgtggacaaacacagagacacagaaagacaagGTTAGATGCATCAAAATAAAGATATTACTGTGCCAGAAGTGGCTttgagacacacatacacacacacacacccttaccCCTTACACACTCTTGCATCTCTGCTGTGTACATAACCCAGGCTCTTGTACTTATCGATACACTATTATACTGTCTTGTTTTATATTTGGTTGTATGTTGACACTCAGCATTAAAACTAGTTCCTTGTATATTGTACTTGGTTCTAAAGTTTTTAACATTCAGCATCACAGATAACCAGTGAGAGATATTCAGAGGGGACATAAATGAGGTTTACATGTGTTATGCTGTGTTTGCAGGACTGGTATAATCTCTGGAGGCCTTTGGAGAACTCGGTTTCTggtaaaacagaggaaaagagatggTCAATTGTAATTTTCTACAGTGGCTCACTTACCAAGGCTGGAATTATTCATTATCCTACTCACTGATTAATCTATATCTATTCACAATTTATCTAATTAATAGAATGAAAGAAATTACAAATACCATCACAATTTGCTAAAGTTTAGCGAGCTTAGCAGGCAAATCATGCGTTTTTACTgcataaattacattattatcaattaatgtTTTGTTGATTGACAGTTTGCTTAATCTGCTAAATCCTTGCCGTTCCCGCTTACCCAGGGAAGTTCTCTTCTCCACGTAGCTCATCAGGTCCTTCATGTACTTGGAAATGGTTTTGGCGTAGAGCAGAGCGGAGTCCACCCCTCCCTCACTGCGCTGCAGGATCACATCCACTTCCTCAACTCGGCCTgcatgacagcacacacacaaacacaagtcacTGCACAGGAACTAACGCAGTTGTCATGGCAACATACAGTTTTTGCAGATTACGATTTGCGGGAGACAAATGTTTGCCGCTGAGGTGTGAAGATTCAGAGCTAAAGTGATAATCTCCAAACatcctgtcttttattttggcgATAATCTTTTAGCTCACTTTTAAAATCACTgaggtttattgtcattttcaatgACTTTTTTGGACAGACTGTActtgtgcagctgcagcagctgtctcTCAGTGTACCAGCTTGTTACTTTCTAATGTAAATAATGACAGAGTCCTCAGACATATGAAAAAGTAGCATTTTCACAAGACAAAATGAGGCTGAACGGAAGGACAGGAGGGGCAAGAGTATCACAACTGGCAGCCGTGAGGGAGTGTGAGCAGAGGAGTGTACCCATTTCCTGCAGGTCGCTCCTGAACGCACCCCCGTCTGCTCCCTGGCCTGACGCGGTGTACAAGTTCTCCATCGACTGCACAACATAAAGACGAATCATTACTGACAAACACAGATGGAGACTCATCATCGCCTCAGGGATTCCACCTCCCCGTCATCCAGTACAAAGTTGGGAGGGGGAATCTGTTTCACTATTTGTACGGTGAGATTTGATTTGACAGTTACTGACTAGCTCTGTGTTGgataacaccccccccccccctttttttaatgCTTAATTGGCAGATGTAAAATGGGGGTAGCTCTGTGAAAACTCACCTTGCTCTTCTCTGTGGGCAGCAGGGAGAGCAACGTGCTGCTGTCCACCTCTCCCATCAGCAgctcagacacactgaggagaggcacaacaaagacacattcacactggCAAATAtgacagagacaaaaataaactgtaaacatGATACGAATGTGAGGAGAGACCGCAGTGTAAAAACTTGAGTGGGTAGAccagattttaaaaatgaaggaaaaaagaggaatttAATTTAAGTTAAGTTACTTTTGTCTGCCATTGATGATTCTTTTCTCCAACCTTCATACTGtagctatgtttttttttaagaactttTTCAACACACTCGAGGAAAACCCTTTTTGGCAGGTCGCATTTCGATTAATTTAGTGAACGTTAACAGAACAGAGGCATCTGCATCTTGGTGCATTTCTCTCCCTGACAGAAAAGGAGTCAAACAGGGGAAGAGTGGAGGACAGAATGAGGAAACAGATTCGACAGGCAGATCAACTGAACTCTGCCAGCTCACTTCCTCCTAAAGCTGTGACCCATGTCTAAATCCTGAAATGGCACAGACTAACATGTGATAAACCCTTGGTGTACCATTACCCCAAATTACACATAAAACTGGCAAAAACTCTACTACTCTACACTACTAGAGATTACTTTGAATCATCAAGATATTTTCAGAGACTTTCCAGGTAAAACAACATTAATCctggaaaaaacatttatgaTTTATGAAATGATTTGGTGACTTCAGAGTAGCCACATTTAATAATCAGTTTGGTCTAAAATTAAAAGCATGTTCTCCTGATTTCTTTCCTCCCCGTTCTGTAGCAATCTGTTCATTTAGCAGCCAGGTAGTCAACAGCATTTTCAAGTTTTGGTTTTGTGTCGTACGGTGGAAGAAAACTaaaaccacttcctgttttcagctCAGCCTCATGCAAATGTGTCACCATCACTGCACTTCTCTCTCCAATTCCTAACAACAGGCTACATTGTAcgcatcaacacacacacacacacacacacacacacacacactgtaacacctGTTTAAACACCATTATAGATACACTGGTACCTGCCCCACCATCATTCTAATACAGTCTTTAATACTAGTAGTGATCACCATAGGGTTACATTTAATAATCAGACATATTGTGAAGGTGTATCAGATACTCACTTGCTGCTAAAAGCGACTGCGATAGTTTCAATTGCCCTCTCAAAGTCCATTTTGTCTGCCTCGTTACAGGCCTCATAGTGGAAGCCTGAAAAATCGCAACCATGCATGTGTTTAggtttcagttttgttttgaaatctGTTGCTGACCGAATGAACgtacacacctgcacaccagTGACAGCAGACTAAACGTCTAGTTTGCAGTATTACCAAAGGAGGATTAAATCTCATGTCATCAACATTTCTAACAGTGTTCTTGTACTTGGTGCCCATTTACATGTCCGTTCATGGCTGATCACAGctcactgacctttgaccttggaTATGAGCTTGCCGGCAGCGGTGAGGATCTCCACAGTGTTGAGCAGAGGGTAGGTGTTGATGACCTGACGCAGCACGCGCAGGACCTCCCCCAAACACTCGTGAGCCACGGGCCGCTGACTCTCCTTCTtacctggaggagaggaaggaggaaggtatatttggagaaggaggagggagaccgTGAGAAGAGCAGCGAGAGTAACACATGAATAACTGAACGCACAATTAAAAGACCACACCACTGGTTCTGGATGCTTCATCCCATAAACTACAAGGAATTCACACTTAAAATGGCTGATACAGTGTGAACATTGATGTGCAGAGACTTGAGTCTTGTTCCACCCATGACAACAAGCACTTGTGCTTTGTTTGATGATGCACCTGTAAACAGGAACCATTGTTAAATCGCTCCTCTGTGGTGACTTCAAGGCTGCTTCAAAGTCGactagtggaaaaaaaataataaatgaggcTGGTGATAATTTTTGATTCTCATGATCACAGATTGTTCTTGAATGCATCAGTGAGTCCATGTTGACGAATGCATTACAACTAGATGGTAATGTTGGACCAAAATTAAGGTAAAGTAAAACGTGAATTTTTCACCCTGCTTTAAAAGGAGTAGTTCGACATTTTAGGACATTCTTCCcaggcagccagcagagatGCCATAACTCACCGATGCTTACAATTGGGTTGTAGTGCAAATTAAAACAAGCAAGATATCATTTTCATCGTATAGATCTTCTCTTCTAACTCTTTGCCATTTTGGGGAAAAAGCTTATTCACTTGCAAACTATTGCTATAAGTTtctacagtcagtgtttctgatgttttccACAGCGGATGGAGGcggcagacagacggacagtcTGGGCACAGACAGTTAGGATGGTGATAATGTCAGAGTGTCAGACAGGTCAGGTCGAGGTACGTAGCGTGCGCTCCTCTGCTTTGAGGTCACTGGTGACACATTTGCAGCCGCCATCCTCATTTCCACCtaacgcacacatacacgcacactgGTTTCATGCTGCAACCTCATATTTCTCTGCGTTATGTGTTTCTAATCGAGGAAGTTTGGCTGAGGGAGGAGGCCAGAGGGCAGTCGATCCTCACACTGCAAATGTGTGTCAGAATAGCAGACAAGAACAGAGTGACCTGAACATTGTGCCAGAGAGGATGTGGTCTTTAGCTTTTGTTTTGCAAGATTAGAAACTAATTCTTGTGCAGTGTTGCATCTGCTTTCTGCAGCTCATGAGAACAAATCGCCTCACTCTCAGAAATAAAGTGGCACCCAGCAGCTGCAAGGAGATCCAGATTAAGTGGCGAGCTGCGTCGCAGTAGAGAAGAGACGGGACTAAAACTCTGATTGTGCTGCTGATTAAGAAGAGGAGGCGTCATGTCAAGGCAATGCAGCCAGCCTatcagaggaggaagtgtgGACGAGGCTCTTCTGTCAGAGGCTATCCATCATGGCTTCCTGTTTAGAAAGCTCACTCTGGGTGGAGAACATGACAGAACAGAGCCAGATTATGGCAGACAGAAAGGCCTATAAACaaagctctgtctgtctctgaaccACAGAACTCTggtcttaaaaagaaaaaaaaaaaaagcctttttcacCCCAACTAAACCTTCAAACTcaatttaaaaagcaattaCACTTTGTaggtcaaacattttttttgcagGTGGAAACATGTTCTCCACCGGGAAAGTACAGGTGTTCTGCCATTTTAAGCAACGCTACATCgcgctggaggaggaagagtgtgtgtatgaggctGCAGTAAACAAGAAGTTGACTTCCTGCTGGAGACAAGAGTGCGGTCGACTCTGTGGGCGCAGCGGAAAAGCAGCCCTTCATTTGGAGAGATGACGCTCACAGCCACTTGTTAGCTTGCTTGTGCAGTGTTCCTCCGCCCTTTTTtaacccccccgcccccccccacacacacacacacacacgcaacgCACATGTGTCGGTGAATAGGACTGATGAAAGCCCTTTTCAAAATGGAGTGAAACGTGCAAAACAAAGGGGAAAAGCAGAGACCAAACAGCATTGTTCTGTCTGCAAAGTAACGCGTTACAAATGTTCATGACACAAAGCAGGAGGAACaatgtcacactgtcatggcagCCGGAAGATGAAAACCATAActgccgacacacacacacacacacacacacacacacacacacacagtaccatGTTTTGAGAGTCACTCCCAGAGGTTCAACCCAAAATCAACCCATAACAAATGTCCTCAGACGTGTTTCTGTGACTTGTAATCTGGCAAAAATGCAGAGGCTCTAGGTCACTCATCAGGTGAGTTTGTCTGTGTACCGATTTGCGTCCGGTGGAAGTTTGTAGATTaaactttgagaaaaaaaaaaaaagtgaaattccTTCATGTATTTACCCTCAGCCAGCACGACATCCTTCAGCTTCTCCACAGCCTCGGCGAAACGAGCCACGTCCCTCAGCAGGGCCGGGATATCCTCGACCTCGATGGCCGTGCTCTCTGGAGCTTCAGACGGAGTGGTGGGGGTCAAAGCCCCTTTGCCCTGGCCTTTGGTGAACACCCACGACTGCAGCGGGAATCCTGGTGAGACACAGAACAAATTAAATCAAGTGATTAAGTGAAAATGATTTCTCAGGAATATTTAAAAGGactagttcaacattttgggaaatgcacttcTTCAGTTTTTGGCAGAGAGGTAGTTGAGAGGATCAAGACCCCCATGTGTGAGGCTACagccttagcttagcttagtaaAAACTCTtgaaacagggagaaacacaGTAGCCTGTCTCTGTtaaaaaggtaacaaaatctgcctaccagctcCTCTAAAGAGTTCATGAGAAGTTTCTTGGTCAAGAAACTGGAGTCTGGTTGCCTGACAACCACGTCCAGCCAAGAAACAGCAGTTAACTCCCAGTAAAAGTGTTAATTGTtgttttactctttggcatttgtacaaattaaacaaaccagatatAGCATGTTAATTAAGATGCTCtaaagctgctgctcagcagaTTTTGTTCCCTGGGTACAGAGCCAGGACAGtcgtttccagtcttcatgctaagctaagccaagTAATGGGCAGGCATGAGAGGAATCAATCTTCTAATTTATCTCTCCACCAAAAAGTCAAtatgtgtatttcccaaaataccaAACTTCTCCTTCGAATGCCaggctttgctgcttttttttttttcgttttctATCATTACAAAATCTCTGAATTTTAGACCATTTGACAAATCGAACAACGTGAAAATGTCACCTTGAGCTCTGAGACTATGCaattgactgaaaaacaaaatcaatactGAAGTGAATTCAAAAGATAATCCAACATTTGCTCTGGGTTCACTTGCTTGTTaaatttcagacatttcagaAAGTAGACagtgttttgaatattttgtgcTCTCTGTCGTCTTTCACCAcattttgctttctgtctcAGCTCAAGTGTGGATGTGGTGCACGGCATTAAGAAGACCATATTTCATCGACTCAACGAGGGGATGAAGTGTCCTGCATGTTTTGGACCAGACCTGCAGCGCTGGCGTGTCTGCTCAGCGCCGTCGGCCTCTTCAGGGTGGCCACGGGAGACGGGCAGCCCACCCCTTGCATCACCCCCAGCTTGCTGTGCTGGGCGCTGGGCGTCCCCGGACAGGACAGGGAAGGGTCCTGGAGCCCGGCAGAGGTCGGGGTGAGCGtcgaagaggaggaggaagacgagggcGAAGAGGAGAGGGTGACATCTCCCGCATCTTTCCGAGGCTGCTCCTGCAGGATGGACAACTGAGAggggacaggaagagagaaaaaggtcaGGATGGTCACGTGACTCATGCTTTCCGGCTTGACCGAAAATGGCACGAGGGCGCCAACACGACTCGCCTTTGCCCGTGTGGCCTTACACCCGGCAGCACTGTTGTTGGTAAACACACATATGAAGACTTTCACAAGATCCTGTGTTGCGTTGTGCAACACTTCCTGACTCCAAGCTGCTGTTGGGTGTGGCAAACTGAGCACAGACCTGccatttacatttactgtttGGAATAAgaacagtgatgttttcagAGGTGGAAATGACCTTCTCCTATGTCTACAAAATAGCCAAAGGGGTTTTCAGCCCGGTTAGtacacctcacctcacctcacttACAGTAGACTTACTGCTTTACAGTTTTGGGGCCCAACAGATACGTCCTTGCTCACTACTACAAAGAGTACAAATAAGAAACAGGAAAGCATCCCTTCACACGGCCGCCAACATACCTGCTTGAGCCACACGTTGTGCTTGTTGGGCAGAATGTCCAGTCTGTTCTTGCCTTTCGACTCAGCTTTCTTAACTCTCTGACCCGTAGAGTAAGGGTTGTAGCTGCTTTTACCCCCACGTTTCAGCATGCTCCTTCCCCCTACAGCTCAGTCCCCATTCTAACCAGGAACAAGTCAACTTTTGAAACTAATCTTGCAAaagcactcactcactcacacgctGCACGCTGCTACTGGTttaggagtaaaaaaaaaatttaaaaaaaatccacatgtGAAATATTTCCTATGAAAAAGATATGAGTCAGTGTGCAGTCAAGCATCTGAACACGAAGCTCTGACACACTGCACCATAatttcacagtttcacacagctagaccacacacacacacacacacacacacacacacacacacagtcacaagacaaaacaaaacttatATCTGCTGTCAGtagcctccacacacacaatcatccCTTGACCGGAGCCCTGTCTGCAGCCTGTCCCCTCCAGCTGAAGG
Encoded here:
- the arhgap45b gene encoding rho GTPase-activating protein 45 isoform X1, which translates into the protein MCDSGRRKTDRQLPWLKVGLDGTELPLSTSGRAPKWRVGGWVGGLCVKLKEVGMDGKGTLKMFTRKKRELIKTPSISKKSRAGSPGPHSSAPSSLSILQEQPRKDAGDVTLSSSPSSSSSSSTLTPTSAGLQDPSLSCPGTPSAQHSKLGVMQGVGCPSPVATLKRPTALSRHASAAGFPLQSWVFTKGQGKGALTPTTPSEAPESTAIEVEDIPALLRDVARFAEAVEKLKDVVLAEGKKESQRPVAHECLGEVLRVLRQVINTYPLLNTVEILTAAGKLISKVKGFHYEACNEADKMDFERAIETIAVAFSSNVSELLMGEVDSSTLLSLLPTEKSKSMENLYTASGQGADGGAFRSDLQEMGRVEEVDVILQRSEGGVDSALLYAKTISKYMKDLMSYVEKRTSLETEFSKGLQRLYQSCKHSITHPHMPLFSIYSLALEQDQEQSVGLQQANTTLHTQTFIQPLVHRKQEHEKRRKEIKEQWIRAKRKLMECEVNLRKAKQAYMVRCEEYDKAKTAASRAEEEGGGSTAKSLEKKKRLEEEARNKADEAEATYRTCIADAITQQHELEHTKVTVLRQLQDIVKQSDQTLRSATISYYQLMHMQTVALPVHYQTLCESSKLYDPGQQYAAHVRDLQLPEQPIVHYTFENYSPSSSSSHHGHRQRNDSFNTEPTSHADSPATSVDAAPADNRDTEAHRKRQGHKSWGSTVSDDSVGGDGGLESPTASTNDISKIARTSSTGTMSSNEDADEKDGNVTSFETQNINGMDPDVVVSTRPFRNIGLSKAAQTHRLRKLRTPAKCRECDSYVYFQGAECEECFLACHKRCLETLAIQCGHKKLQGRLQLFGRDFSQVASCASDGIPFIITKCISEIERRALKMKGIYRVNGVKTRVEKLCQAFENGKELVELSQCSPHDISNVLKLYLRQLPEPIMPFRLYNSLMGLAKESLQGEADAPEGQEEPSSVSTAGAKGPELVDLGPDSDPEVLVMVEKLKELLKDLHKANVATLRYIIRHLRRIAELEEDNKMSASNLGIVFGPSLMRPRPTGATISLSSLVDYPHQARIVEALIVFYSTIFQSKTSQSHKTCRSASISTQQGSTADDKMESSADGEEDGGTEEQNKPESDKMEEGCGSSLGSLGSSEQLPDSDSELDESVQRTCRLEKQESEVSMDDDQLSYRDSLDLSSQSATHTDPEQDADQDHDNAETADPPDPPALPDNGPPDDDTAAEQDLSASLAELNVNQSNNNYPCSPVLSLSGLPLARLCGKKLPLTRNRDSEPEFV
- the arhgap45b gene encoding rho GTPase-activating protein 45 isoform X2 — protein: MLKRGGKSSYNPYSTGQRVKKAESKGKNRLDILPNKHNVWLKQLSILQEQPRKDAGDVTLSSSPSSSSSSSTLTPTSAGLQDPSLSCPGTPSAQHSKLGVMQGVGCPSPVATLKRPTALSRHASAAGFPLQSWVFTKGQGKGALTPTTPSEAPESTAIEVEDIPALLRDVARFAEAVEKLKDVVLAEGKKESQRPVAHECLGEVLRVLRQVINTYPLLNTVEILTAAGKLISKVKGFHYEACNEADKMDFERAIETIAVAFSSNVSELLMGEVDSSTLLSLLPTEKSKSMENLYTASGQGADGGAFRSDLQEMGRVEEVDVILQRSEGGVDSALLYAKTISKYMKDLMSYVEKRTSLETEFSKGLQRLYQSCKHSITHPHMPLFSIYSLALEQDQEQSVGLQQANTTLHTQTFIQPLVHRKQEHEKRRKEIKEQWIRAKRKLMECEVNLRKAKQAYMVRCEEYDKAKTAASRAEEEGGGSTAKSLEKKKRLEEEARNKADEAEATYRTCIADAITQQHELEHTKVTVLRQLQDIVKQSDQTLRSATISYYQLMHMQTVALPVHYQTLCESSKLYDPGQQYAAHVRDLQLPEQPIVHYTFENYSPSSSSSHHGHRQRNDSFNTEPTSHADSPATSVDAAPADNRDTEAHRKRQGHKSWGSTVSDDSVGGDGGLESPTASTNDISKIARTSSTGTMSSNEDADEKDGNVTSFETQNINGMDPDVVVSTRPFRNIGLSKAAQTHRLRKLRTPAKCRECDSYVYFQGAECEECFLACHKRCLETLAIQCGHKKLQGRLQLFGRDFSQVASCASDGIPFIITKCISEIERRALKMKGIYRVNGVKTRVEKLCQAFENGKELVELSQCSPHDISNVLKLYLRQLPEPIMPFRLYNSLMGLAKESLQGEADAPEGQEEPSSVSTAGAKGPELVDLGPDSDPEVLVMVEKLKELLKDLHKANVATLRYIIRHLRRIAELEEDNKMSASNLGIVFGPSLMRPRPTGATISLSSLVDYPHQARIVEALIVFYSTIFQSKTSQSHKTCRSASISTQQGSTADDKMESSADGEEDGGTEEQNKPESDKMEEGCGSSLGSLGSSEQLPDSDSELDESVQRTCRLEKQESEVSMDDDQLSYRDSLDLSSQSATHTDPEQDADQDHDNAETADPPDPPALPDNGPPDDDTAAEQDLSASLAELNVNQSNNNYPCSPVLSLSGLPLARLCGKKLPLTRNRDSEPEFV